The nucleotide sequence TAGCTAGAGCTAAAATGGCCATTTCGCTTGCCGTCAAAATGGCTTCCTTTGGATGTTCGGAATAGCGCCATTCGAAAAATGCCTGAACGGCCATCTGCAGAACAAAAAGAGTAAGCATAATGCCTAGCATTAGATTGAGGGAATAATCTTCATAGATTAACTTGTAAAAGAAAATGAGATAAACAATCATAGAACCAATCCGAATAGCCCAATCAACTTTCCGATGCAGACTATTGACATGACTATAAGAAAAGAACTCTTTTTTCCGTTTTTCGATATGGAAGATTTTCCGCAATAAAACCTTGACCAGAAAAATGACTATGAACAGTACGGCTATACTTAATAATAACTTCCCCATGGCTGGCCCTCTCCTTCATACCTGCAATCTGCTGAAAATGCTTCTATTACAAATACGTTCCAAAAGATGGAAGGTTTCAGGAAATGAAGGAATTCAGTAAATGAATTCATGCAAGATGTCGGCATAATAAAAACCTGCAGCAACTTGTCGAGTTTACGCAGGTGTTGGCATTAATATCTTCTGCCGTGCTTCGCCTGAAAATTTTCTTCTGACGACAATATATAAGAAACACCTTCGATGAATCCAAGAATCGCAGGGATAGCTGTCCAACAGAAGGCTAAATACAAAAGACCGGTTTTCGGTTTGCCAAGATAGAATTTATGGGCTCCAAAATCACCGAGGAAAATACCGAGAAGGCCGGCTGCTAATTTGTTTTTCATGCCGCTCATCCTTTCTGCATTATTCTTATGTTTTCCCTTCTATTGAATTGCTAATCCTGCTCGTACAAATCCAATTCGATTGACAAATATTGAGTTTGAAGTTATTATAGACCCATGAAGTCTTTGAAAGGAGACGGACAATTATATGAAATATTCTAAAGCAACAAATTACGCCCTTCATACCATGCTGCATCTGGCAGTAGCTACACCGGACAAACCGATGGGCGTGCAGCAATTGGCCCAGCAGCAGAAACTTTCTCCGACTTACTTGTCTAAAATCCTGACGAAATTGGTGAAAGAAGGCATGGTGCAATCCGCTTCAGGCGCCAATGGAGGCTATTTGCTGAAAGCAAACTGGGAAAACATTTCATTTCTTGATATCATCCACGCCATTGAAGGAAAAGCTTCGCTGTTTGACTGCGATGTTGATCACGGACCGAACTGCCTGATTCAGCAAGTAATGGTTTCGGCGGAAGAGAAAATGGAAGAAGAACTGAGAAACATAAAAATAGCCGATTTGGCAAAAGAAATAGCAGCGGCAAAATAAACCGCTGTTTCTTTTTAAATCAATTAAGGACTTAAAGAGTCTTTTAAGTCCTTTGAAAATCCGAGGAGATGAGTCGAAATGAAAACAGTGAATTGTGCCATTATAGGCGGAGGGGCAGCGGGACTGAGTGCAGCCTTAGTGCTCGGAAGATCGCGAAGAAAAGTAGCGGTTTTTGACAATAAAACCAACCGGAATCGGGTTACGCAGGAATCCCATGGTTTTCTGACTCGGGATGGCATCAAGCCTGAAGAATTCCGAACCATTGCAATTGATCAGTTAAAGCCTTATTCCTCCGTCGAACATTTCTCCAAAACGGTATCGGCCATTGAACGGCTGGAAAATGGTTCTTTTACAATTTCAGCCGCCGGCGAAGAATTTAAAGCGGAAAAAGTAATCCTGGCTACAGGCGTCCAGGAAGCATTTCCGGATATTCCAGGCATCCGCGATTATTACGGCAAAAGCCTTTACAGCTGCCCGTACTGTGACGGTTGGGAAATGAGAGATCAGCCGCTCGTGGTCATTGCTGAAATAGAAGCGCATGCTTTGCATTTAGGAAAGCTCGTGTACAACTGGACAGAAAATCTTGTCATTGCAAGCAATGGGCACGATTTCACAGCCGAAACGCTGCAAGAGTTCAAGCGGAAAAACATTCACGTCAAAAGCGGTAAAATTGCTGCTCTGGAAGGAAAAGACGGCTATTTAAAGAAACTGGTGTTTGAGGGCGGAGAAGAACTGGAGCGGACAGGCGGGTTTGTCGTGCCATCTTATTACCGTCCAAATCCTTTTGCGGAACAACTGGGGTGTGAACTCGACAGCAACGGCGCCTTGGTAATGGATCCTTTTGGGCGGACTTCTGTGCCCGGCGTTTATGCAGCCGGGGAAAACGTTACCGGCGGCCCTTCATCGCTAATTATTGCAGCAGCAGAAGGAAGCAAGGCGGCGACCGCCGCAAACATGGAGCTGGTTTTGGAACGCTATTGATTTTGAGCCATTCCGAGTAGTGGTCACTTCGGCTATAATGGTTGTTAAAAGGGAAAAAGGATGGGGACAAATGAAGCGATTTTCAACTGAACATAGAATTACGGCATTTTCAAAAAAACACGAACCGGCATATTTTGTGGAACTGGGTGAGGCAGTGGCGGTGGAAACGATGGATTGCTACGACGGACAGGTGCAGGACAGCTCTACGCTCCGCGGGGATTTTGACAGAAGCCGGCTGAATCCGGCAACCGGGCCCATTTACATTAACGGCATTCAAAAAGGAGACACCTTATGTGTCGAGGTGCTGTCAATCGAAACGGGGGACTTTGGTATCATGATGGCTGCCCCTGGACTTGGTCCGTTGGGCGAGCATGTCACGGATTCGACGACAAAAATTTTGCCGATCCGGAATGGCCAAATAGAGTTTGCCGAATCGCTCAAGTTGCCGGTAAGTTCGATGATCGGTGTGGCCGGCGTTGCGCCGGCGGAAGGGGAAATCTCGACAGCCCTTCCAGGGGAACATGGCGGAAATCTCGATACAAAAGATATCAAAGCGGGCAATAAATTGTATCTGCCTGTGTTTGCAGACGGAGCACTTGCGGCGTTTGGAGATTTGCATGCGGCAATGGGAGACGGGGAACTGAGCGGCACTGGTGTTGAAACAAGCGGAGTTATCGGGCTGCGCTTCACGAAAGCGCCTGTCCTAATTGAAAACCCGCTGGTCGAAGATGACGATTTTCTATACTTCCTTGCCTCTGCAAAATCTTACGAAGAAGCCATCGATACGGTTTTGTACCAGACGGCGAAGCAATTGGCCGACTGGCTCGGTTTGCCGTTTGATGACGGCTACCGTTTATTGAGCGCAGTCTGTGATTTGAAATTCAGCCAGATTGTCAATGACTTGGTGACGGTAAGAGTCGCAGTGCCAAAATCTTTATTTGCCGGTTCTTTTCCTTGGGAGCAATGAAGTAAGAAATCCGACTTTTTCCAACCTGTGCACATCGGATGAGTCGATTCGATTCCTCGTACAATGAAAAGGGAAAGGAGGTCAGCAAATGGATATGCTAAAAGATATGAATGAAGCCTTGCGCTATATTGAAGAACAGTTGGACGCGGACATTGATTTTGAGGAAGTAGCGGCGATTGCAGGTGTTTCGGAATACCATTTCCGCAAATTGTTTTCGTATTTGTCCGGCATGAGCCTGAATTCGTATATCCGAAACCGGCGATTGTCCCAGGCAGCCTTCGATCTGCAGCAGGGCGGCGAGCGGGTATTGGACGTTGCCGTCAAATATGGCTACGATTCAGCGGACGGTTTTAGCCGGGCATTTCGTGACTGGTCTGGCATGAATCCGTCGGAAGTGAAAAATAGCGATTTGTTCAAAGTGTTTCCAAAGCTGACTTTCCAACTGATTGTACAAGGAGGAATTGATATGGAATATCGCATTGTAGAGAAAGAGCCATTTAAATTAGTGGGAATCAAAAAACGCGTGCCGATTGTTTTTGAAGGCGAAAATCCGGAGATCATGAAAATGGTGCAGTCCATTACACCGGAACAGCGGGAGCAGCTGCAGCAATTGCGCAACACGGAAGTGAAAACCGTCGTCAACGCTTCGTTCAATTTTGACGAAGGGCGCAACATCGAAAAAGGGCAATTGGACCATTTGATCGGCTCCATCACGACAGAAGATCGCGATTTTGAAGATTTTGATGTAGTGGAAGTGCCGGCAGGAAGCTGGGCTGTTTTCAGCTCAGAAGGGCCGTTTCCCCAAACGCTCCAACAGACATGGGCGAAAATCTTTTCGGAATGGCTGCCTTCGTCCCATTATGAACTGGAAGACGGACCGGAAATCTCTTTTAACGGCGGCTTTTCAAATCCGCAGAAAGTCTATAGCGAGATTTGGGTTCCAGTGAAAGAAATGACGAAATAACAGCTTCGAAACCCCATAAATCAAAAAGCCGATGTTTCTGCAGAAAGCAGAACATCGGCTTTTTTAGGGAACAATTGATTTTGGGAGTTTATTTTATTTCTATTGATACGGAAGAAGCATCCACCGGACTACCTTCATCTTCAAAGTTCTCAACATACGTAATGGTTGGAATGATGGTTACAGAAGAAGCTGCCGGATCCATGGCTTCAAAGGTGAATTGTTGCCGGGACTCGTTGCCGGTTCCAAACCGCATAGGATAGATATTTCCGAGGTCGTCTTTCAATTGCCAATCAGTCATATAGTGATTTTCATCAATTTCGTCTTTCGACAGCGTCATCACGGTGGACAGTTTCGTTAACTTCAGTTTATCCAAAGCATAGCTGCCGCCTTCAAAGAAAATCTCTTTGCCGATTGGCACCTTTTCGCTGTCAATGGCTTTGAGTTTAAACTCAAATGCCCAATCTCCAGCTACGCGTGTGCCGGTTTCCATATCTTCGAAAGCCTCGGGTTTCCAAGAAAGTTTCAAGGTGCTGGGCGGACCGAAAAAGAAATCCGGAGCCATCGTGATCATGCCGGCATAAGTTGTATCATCCACTTTCTCCATGGCGGTGGCAGAGCCTGAACCGCCGGCACCAGATGCTTCCAGCAGGCCGCTTGCGTTAGGGAACTCACCCAGGTCTTTTTCGGTCTTCAATGCAAAACTGATGGTGACCGATGTGCCGTCGTAAACGGCTTCTTCGATAGCTACCGTCGTGCCATTGCTTGTCTTTGCCAATCCGATCGGCTGGGCCATTTCACTGAAATGATTGAAAATCAATTCGTCTCCATCAAAATAGGATACGATATTCTGCAAAACCGGAATCTGGGAAGCAAGTGAAGGAAAAGCGATCGTTGCTGTAGCAGCGGATGCCAGAAAAATACCGGCTGCAAGTGCGAGTTTGGCAAACCATGGGGATTTGCGCTTTTTGCCGAGGAGGCTTTTGTGCATCTGCTTTTTTTCAGAGCTGGAAACTTCAGCTTCCGGAAAGTCTTCAATATCGGTCATCAGCCATTTCTTTACGTCACTCATATGAATCGCTCCTTTCGTTCCATCAAATGCCCCAGTTTCCTCTTGCCGCGGTAGAGCCGGTTTTCGACTGCAGAAAGGGTGATGCCGAGTGCTTCTGCAATTTCATTGTTTGACAGGTCCAAATAATACCGCATCAAAAACAATTCACGGTCTGCTTCCGGCAGTTGATGGAGCCGGACCAGCATTTCCTCGCGTGATTCGTTCTTCAGGACGGCTTCTTCCGTGGAGTGCCGGCCGCCGCTTGCCACATTCTCATCGGTCAATGTTTCCCGCAGCTGCTGTTTTGTCTCCCGGCGATACCGGTCGATTGCTTTGTATTTGGCAACCATGCCAGCCCATTTGCGGAAATCCTCATTGCTGCCTTCAAACTGGTGGGATTTTTGCCAAATCGTCAGGAATACATCGTTCAGGCATTCTTCTGCCGCTTGTTTTCCACAGCTTTTGGCTAGAATATGCTGGCAAATCCCTTTGAGAAAAGGCATGTATGTATCAATCAAAAATGCCAAGGCTTCTTCATCCCGCCGCTTTAACCGACCGATAAAATTCTCCACTTGAATCCCTCCCTTGCCTTGTTACTGAATACAACGAAGCCATATGAACAAACCTCGCGAACTTTTTTAAAAAAATGGCCAGACAAAAAGCAGAAGCCGAAATAGTGGCCTCCGAGAAAGCGGGGAGTTGTGCGCTGGAGTCCTGTATATTGTTGAAAAGTATAATGGACCTGACGGTGACATACAATGGAATTTTA is from Planococcus liqunii and encodes:
- a CDS encoding acetamidase/formamidase family protein, with amino-acid sequence MKRFSTEHRITAFSKKHEPAYFVELGEAVAVETMDCYDGQVQDSSTLRGDFDRSRLNPATGPIYINGIQKGDTLCVEVLSIETGDFGIMMAAPGLGPLGEHVTDSTTKILPIRNGQIEFAESLKLPVSSMIGVAGVAPAEGEISTALPGEHGGNLDTKDIKAGNKLYLPVFADGALAAFGDLHAAMGDGELSGTGVETSGVIGLRFTKAPVLIENPLVEDDDFLYFLASAKSYEEAIDTVLYQTAKQLADWLGLPFDDGYRLLSAVCDLKFSQIVNDLVTVRVAVPKSLFAGSFPWEQ
- a CDS encoding AraC family transcriptional regulator; its protein translation is MDMLKDMNEALRYIEEQLDADIDFEEVAAIAGVSEYHFRKLFSYLSGMSLNSYIRNRRLSQAAFDLQQGGERVLDVAVKYGYDSADGFSRAFRDWSGMNPSEVKNSDLFKVFPKLTFQLIVQGGIDMEYRIVEKEPFKLVGIKKRVPIVFEGENPEIMKMVQSITPEQREQLQQLRNTEVKTVVNASFNFDEGRNIEKGQLDHLIGSITTEDRDFEDFDVVEVPAGSWAVFSSEGPFPQTLQQTWAKIFSEWLPSSHYELEDGPEISFNGGFSNPQKVYSEIWVPVKEMTK
- a CDS encoding NAD(P)/FAD-dependent oxidoreductase, translating into MKTVNCAIIGGGAAGLSAALVLGRSRRKVAVFDNKTNRNRVTQESHGFLTRDGIKPEEFRTIAIDQLKPYSSVEHFSKTVSAIERLENGSFTISAAGEEFKAEKVILATGVQEAFPDIPGIRDYYGKSLYSCPYCDGWEMRDQPLVVIAEIEAHALHLGKLVYNWTENLVIASNGHDFTAETLQEFKRKNIHVKSGKIAALEGKDGYLKKLVFEGGEELERTGGFVVPSYYRPNPFAEQLGCELDSNGALVMDPFGRTSVPGVYAAGENVTGGPSSLIIAAAEGSKAATAANMELVLERY
- a CDS encoding sigma-70 family RNA polymerase sigma factor, producing MENFIGRLKRRDEEALAFLIDTYMPFLKGICQHILAKSCGKQAAEECLNDVFLTIWQKSHQFEGSNEDFRKWAGMVAKYKAIDRYRRETKQQLRETLTDENVASGGRHSTEEAVLKNESREEMLVRLHQLPEADRELFLMRYYLDLSNNEIAEALGITLSAVENRLYRGKRKLGHLMERKERFI
- a CDS encoding DUF4179 domain-containing protein, translating into MSDVKKWLMTDIEDFPEAEVSSSEKKQMHKSLLGKKRKSPWFAKLALAAGIFLASAATATIAFPSLASQIPVLQNIVSYFDGDELIFNHFSEMAQPIGLAKTSNGTTVAIEEAVYDGTSVTISFALKTEKDLGEFPNASGLLEASGAGGSGSATAMEKVDDTTYAGMITMAPDFFFGPPSTLKLSWKPEAFEDMETGTRVAGDWAFEFKLKAIDSEKVPIGKEIFFEGGSYALDKLKLTKLSTVMTLSKDEIDENHYMTDWQLKDDLGNIYPMRFGTGNESRQQFTFEAMDPAASSVTIIPTITYVENFEDEGSPVDASSVSIEIK
- a CDS encoding TM2 domain-containing protein translates to MKNKLAAGLLGIFLGDFGAHKFYLGKPKTGLLYLAFCWTAIPAILGFIEGVSYILSSEENFQAKHGRRY
- a CDS encoding DUF4181 domain-containing protein; translated protein: MGKLLLSIAVLFIVIFLVKVLLRKIFHIEKRKKEFFSYSHVNSLHRKVDWAIRIGSMIVYLIFFYKLIYEDYSLNLMLGIMLTLFVLQMAVQAFFEWRYSEHPKEAILTASEMAILALAIGAVIWFDLMKFLIDAPVS
- a CDS encoding Rrf2 family transcriptional regulator, with protein sequence MKYSKATNYALHTMLHLAVATPDKPMGVQQLAQQQKLSPTYLSKILTKLVKEGMVQSASGANGGYLLKANWENISFLDIIHAIEGKASLFDCDVDHGPNCLIQQVMVSAEEKMEEELRNIKIADLAKEIAAAK